From the genome of Kiritimatiellales bacterium:
AGAGATCTGCTTGGTCAGATAGAGGGTTTTGATTGGGACGCCGGTAATAGCGACAAAAACTGGTTGAAGCACAGCGTTTCAATTAAAGAGTGCGAGGAAATATTTTTTAATGAGCCGTTGATTGTTTTGGAAGATTTAAAACATTCAATGCTTGAGCAGCGTTTTGCAGCGTACGGTATTACAAAGGATGGTCGAACATTGCATGTGATTTTTACATCGCGTAATAAAAAAATCCGTGTGATTTCAGCACGTGATATGCATCGAAAAGAGAGAATATTTTATGAAAACAAAAACTAAAAACATTCCGGCGTTTAAAAATGAAGATGAAGAG
Proteins encoded in this window:
- a CDS encoding BrnT family toxin; translated protein: MRDLLGQIEGFDWDAGNSDKNWLKHSVSIKECEEIFFNEPLIVLEDLKHSMLEQRFAAYGITKDGRTLHVIFTSRNKKIRVISARDMHRKERIFYENKN